One Halioglobus japonicus DNA segment encodes these proteins:
- the gspF gene encoding type II secretion system inner membrane protein GspF, with the protein MTAYRYRALNPDGKLVKGIVEGDSERQVRGQLRSQSLRPVEVAEANRQAANTGSFRISLFKPRISPGDLAMVTRQLSTLVQSNLPIDEALQAAAEQSRSPRIKALLLQVRSRVAEGYTLAYAMGEFPQVFNEMYRAMVNAGEHAGYLGPVLEQLADYTEQRQYTGQKLKMAMIYPFILVGVAIAVVTALMVFVVPELVGIFAHSSRELPALTRGLIATSDFLREWGGWMLLGLVLLAVLVQRLLRNESRKRAWHALLLRTPGISRLIIALDTARFASTLSILMASGVPLLDSLRIAGQVLTNRVLREDSQKVAEMVAEGGSLHRALRESGRFPPMMVHMVASGEASGELETMLERSATNQERELEMTLGTIMALFEPLMVVVMGGLVLVIVLAILLPIFDLNTMVK; encoded by the coding sequence GTGACCGCCTATCGCTATCGTGCCCTCAACCCCGATGGAAAACTCGTCAAGGGGATTGTCGAGGGTGATTCCGAGCGTCAGGTTCGCGGACAGCTGCGCAGCCAGAGCCTGCGCCCGGTAGAGGTCGCTGAGGCGAATCGTCAGGCTGCCAATACGGGGAGCTTCCGCATATCGCTGTTCAAGCCGCGTATCAGCCCGGGTGACCTGGCCATGGTTACGCGGCAACTATCCACACTGGTGCAGAGTAACCTGCCTATTGATGAAGCGCTGCAGGCCGCCGCGGAACAAAGCCGCAGCCCGCGGATCAAAGCGCTGTTGTTACAGGTGCGCAGCCGGGTGGCGGAGGGCTATACGCTGGCCTATGCCATGGGTGAGTTTCCGCAGGTCTTTAACGAGATGTATCGGGCCATGGTGAATGCGGGTGAGCACGCCGGCTATCTCGGTCCGGTGCTGGAACAGTTGGCCGATTACACCGAACAGCGCCAGTACACAGGCCAGAAACTGAAGATGGCCATGATTTATCCGTTTATTTTGGTCGGTGTGGCGATAGCGGTGGTCACCGCGCTCATGGTCTTCGTGGTGCCTGAACTGGTGGGGATTTTCGCGCACTCGAGTCGCGAACTGCCGGCCCTGACCCGCGGGCTCATTGCCACCAGCGATTTCCTGCGCGAATGGGGTGGCTGGATGTTGCTTGGCCTGGTGCTGCTGGCGGTGCTGGTGCAGCGCTTGTTGCGCAACGAATCGCGCAAGCGTGCCTGGCACGCACTGTTGCTGCGTACGCCGGGTATCTCGCGTCTGATTATTGCATTGGATACCGCCCGCTTTGCATCGACACTCAGTATTCTTATGGCCAGCGGCGTGCCGCTGCTGGATTCATTGCGCATCGCCGGCCAGGTCCTGACCAACCGGGTGCTGCGTGAAGACAGCCAGAAGGTGGCGGAAATGGTTGCCGAAGGTGGCAGCCTGCACCGGGCCCTGCGCGAGAGCGGTCGCTTTCCGCCGATGATGGTACACATGGTGGCTAGCGGTGAGGCCAGTGGCGAGTTGGAGACCATGCTGGAACGCTCCGCGACCAATCAGGAACGAGAGCTGGAGATGACGCTGGGCACAATCATGGCCCTGTTTGAGCCGCTGATGGTCGTGGTAATGGGAGGCTTGGTGCTGGTGATTGTGCTCGCCATTCTCCTGCCGATTTTTGATTTGAACACAATGGTGAAATGA
- the gspE gene encoding type II secretion system ATPase GspE, producing MTAEADIAPEPLQASQPAGRRSLPFTFAQQQGVLLVDGSEGPEILYHGQPTLPVLTELRRFLQEPFTLQVVSAEEFQRRLTVAYQRDNNEAVQMAEDISADVDLGRLADEIPEAGDLMEAEDDAPIIRLINAILSQAVRDQASDIHIETFEDRLSVRYRIDGVLAEVLSPKRMLAPLLVSRLKVMAKLDIAEKRVPQDGRISVKIAGHAVDIRMSTIPSAHGERVVLRLLDTAAGQLQLEQLNMNEQVQEAYSRHLHSPHGIILVTGPTGSGKTTTLYAGLSNINESSRNILTIEDPVEYMLPGVGQTQVNTKVDMTFARGLRAILRQDPDVVMVGEIRDLETAEIAVQASLTGHLVLSTLHTNTAIGAVTRLKDMGVEPFLLSSSLLAVMSQRLVRLLCHECKDSAPATEAERELLRIEGDEPVVLCQPRGCKRCNYTGYRGRTGIYELIEVDEALRGLIYEGASEQDMLAHARQHYPGIESDGRRRILAGETSIAEVLRVTAVS from the coding sequence ATGACCGCTGAGGCTGACATAGCACCGGAACCGCTGCAGGCTTCACAGCCGGCGGGTCGCCGCAGTCTGCCCTTCACCTTTGCGCAGCAACAGGGCGTGTTGCTGGTTGACGGCAGCGAGGGGCCGGAAATTCTTTATCATGGTCAGCCCACGCTGCCGGTTCTGACGGAGCTTCGGCGTTTTCTGCAGGAGCCATTTACCTTGCAGGTGGTCAGTGCCGAAGAGTTTCAGCGTCGTCTGACAGTTGCGTATCAGCGCGACAACAATGAGGCGGTGCAGATGGCCGAGGACATCAGCGCCGACGTCGATCTCGGTCGTCTCGCCGACGAAATCCCGGAGGCGGGCGATTTGATGGAGGCCGAGGACGACGCGCCCATTATCCGGCTCATCAATGCCATTCTCTCCCAGGCGGTGCGCGACCAGGCTTCAGATATTCACATTGAGACCTTCGAGGACCGCCTCAGTGTGCGCTACCGAATAGACGGTGTGCTGGCCGAAGTGCTTTCGCCCAAGCGCATGCTGGCGCCACTGTTGGTGTCGCGTCTCAAGGTAATGGCCAAGCTGGATATTGCCGAGAAACGTGTGCCCCAGGACGGCCGTATCTCGGTCAAAATTGCCGGTCATGCGGTGGATATCCGCATGTCGACCATTCCCTCAGCCCACGGCGAGCGGGTGGTGCTGCGTCTATTGGACACTGCCGCCGGGCAGCTGCAACTGGAGCAGCTCAATATGAACGAGCAGGTTCAGGAGGCCTACAGCCGCCACCTGCACAGTCCCCACGGTATTATTCTGGTGACCGGCCCGACTGGCTCGGGTAAGACCACCACGTTGTATGCAGGCCTTTCCAACATCAATGAGAGTTCGCGCAACATTCTCACGATTGAAGACCCGGTGGAATACATGTTGCCGGGTGTTGGCCAGACCCAGGTGAATACCAAGGTCGACATGACCTTTGCCCGGGGTTTGCGGGCCATTCTGCGTCAGGATCCCGACGTGGTGATGGTGGGTGAGATTCGCGATCTGGAAACTGCCGAGATTGCGGTTCAGGCCTCACTTACAGGACACCTGGTGTTATCCACACTACACACCAATACCGCGATCGGCGCGGTCACCCGCCTCAAGGATATGGGCGTGGAGCCCTTCCTCCTGTCCTCCAGCCTGCTTGCGGTCATGTCGCAGCGCCTGGTGCGCCTGCTGTGCCACGAGTGTAAGGATTCGGCGCCTGCTACCGAGGCTGAGCGGGAACTGCTCCGTATCGAGGGCGATGAGCCGGTTGTGCTGTGCCAGCCCCGCGGCTGCAAGCGCTGTAACTACACCGGCTATCGCGGTCGTACCGGTATTTATGAATTGATCGAGGTGGATGAAGCCCTGCGCGGCCTGATCTATGAAGGTGCCAGCGAGCAGGACATGCTGGCCCACGCCCGGCAGCACTACCCCGGTATCGAGAGCGATGGCCGGCGCCGTATTCTGGCGGGCGAAACCAGCATTGCCGAAGTCCTGCGTGTAACGGCCGTTAGCTGA
- the gspD gene encoding type II secretion system secretin GspD, giving the protein MMSAMPAAGQDFTVNLKETDIQELIKFVAEVTGTTIVVDPAVKGKVKVVSSKPVSRDELYDLFLSILEVHGYTAVRSGGVVRVIQSKDARSAPVSLADEKVRPGDEYVTQVIRLDNISAAKLIPVLRPLVPQQAHMAAYAPSNAIIISDVSANIERIRGIIERMDNSAVQKTDIIQLRYAVAEDVVSMLDQLNKSEAKQSGGAEPEVLLVADSRTNSVLVTGDELERARAAQLIRHLDTPLEQSGNVKVVYLEYAQATEIAEVLTRVMQNIDKLDENENKRRSGGNTSTIEADEGTNALIITADADEMAALEAVIHRLDIRRAQVLVEAIIVEMTASDAQELGLQWLFANDDGFYGSNINSQSTAERLAGALTPPSDGDDDSGDGEFSSQDLAGALSGIPGLSLGWGSVDDDLTMTVILNALKTAGNANILSTPSLLTLDNQEAYITVGQNVPFITGSYTNTGANSGSTNPFQTIERESVGITLSVTPRINEGDSVVLDIEQEVSNVILGASQISDAADLITSERLIKTTVLANDNQIVVLGGLIEDNVQDGQQKVPILGDIPVLGRLFRSDSVEVDKTNLLIFIRPTIIRDDEALDGATAEKYRYIREQQLLRREQGLMFLDDGNLPVLPDWDAQIKQLEQMTEEAAADDR; this is encoded by the coding sequence ATGATGTCAGCAATGCCTGCCGCCGGTCAGGACTTCACGGTGAATCTCAAAGAGACGGACATCCAGGAACTGATCAAGTTTGTGGCCGAGGTGACCGGCACCACGATCGTTGTCGATCCCGCGGTGAAGGGCAAGGTCAAGGTCGTCTCCAGCAAGCCCGTGTCGCGCGATGAATTGTACGATCTGTTCCTGTCCATTCTGGAAGTGCACGGCTATACCGCAGTGCGCAGCGGGGGTGTGGTCCGTGTTATTCAGAGTAAGGATGCCCGTTCGGCACCGGTCTCGCTTGCGGATGAGAAGGTCCGCCCGGGCGATGAGTACGTTACCCAGGTGATTCGCCTGGACAATATCTCCGCCGCCAAGTTGATTCCTGTGCTGCGGCCGCTGGTGCCCCAGCAGGCGCATATGGCGGCCTATGCCCCGAGCAATGCCATTATCATTTCGGATGTGTCTGCCAATATCGAGCGTATTCGCGGCATTATCGAGCGCATGGATAATTCGGCCGTGCAGAAAACCGACATTATCCAGTTGCGCTATGCAGTGGCTGAGGATGTGGTGTCCATGCTGGACCAGCTCAACAAATCCGAGGCCAAGCAGAGTGGTGGCGCCGAACCCGAGGTTTTACTGGTAGCCGATTCCCGCACCAATAGCGTGCTGGTGACCGGTGATGAACTGGAGCGCGCCAGGGCAGCGCAGTTGATTCGCCATCTCGACACGCCCCTGGAGCAAAGCGGCAACGTGAAAGTCGTTTACCTTGAGTATGCCCAGGCCACAGAGATCGCCGAGGTCCTCACCCGGGTCATGCAGAACATAGACAAGCTCGACGAAAATGAGAACAAGCGTCGCTCCGGGGGCAATACCTCCACGATTGAAGCTGACGAGGGCACCAATGCACTCATCATCACCGCCGACGCCGATGAAATGGCCGCGTTGGAGGCAGTGATTCATCGACTCGATATTCGTCGCGCCCAGGTGCTGGTCGAGGCCATTATTGTGGAAATGACGGCGTCTGATGCGCAAGAGCTGGGCCTGCAGTGGTTGTTTGCCAACGATGACGGTTTCTACGGCAGTAACATTAACAGCCAAAGCACCGCCGAACGCCTTGCGGGTGCGTTGACGCCACCCAGTGACGGTGACGACGACTCCGGTGATGGTGAATTCAGTTCTCAGGATCTGGCCGGCGCATTGTCCGGGATTCCCGGTTTGTCTCTCGGGTGGGGCAGTGTCGATGACGACCTCACCATGACGGTGATTCTCAATGCACTGAAAACCGCGGGCAATGCCAATATTCTCTCCACGCCCAGCTTGCTGACCCTGGATAACCAGGAGGCCTACATTACCGTGGGCCAGAACGTACCTTTCATTACCGGATCCTACACCAATACCGGTGCTAACAGCGGCTCTACCAACCCGTTCCAGACCATTGAACGTGAAAGCGTGGGTATTACCCTGTCTGTGACGCCGCGCATTAATGAGGGTGATTCGGTGGTGCTGGATATCGAGCAGGAAGTGTCCAATGTGATTTTGGGCGCCTCGCAGATTTCCGACGCGGCAGACCTGATTACCAGTGAGCGCCTAATCAAGACCACGGTGCTGGCCAACGATAATCAAATTGTCGTTCTCGGCGGCCTGATTGAAGACAACGTTCAGGATGGCCAGCAGAAGGTGCCCATTCTCGGCGACATTCCCGTACTGGGGCGGCTGTTCCGTTCGGACAGTGTCGAGGTTGATAAGACCAATCTGCTGATCTTTATTCGCCCGACCATTATTCGCGATGACGAGGCCCTGGACGGCGCCACGGCCGAGAAGTACCGCTATATTCGTGAACAGCAGCTGCTGCGTCGCGAGCAGGGCCTGATGTTCCTGGACGATGGTAACTTGCCGGTACTGCCTGATTGGGATGCGCAGATCAAACAGCTCGAACAAATGACCGAAGAGGCCGCGGCGGATGACCGCTGA
- the gspC gene encoding type II secretion system protein GspC has product MLMVGWLLYSLARIVWALVVPAEEVASVVPVVNPVVQQTRSAGPAEVDIEAMRGWHLFGEAGVEETPVPEVVIAEANVSERDGIEKGARETRLQLKLRGVVASTEDGFGHAIIEHRNKQAVYAIDDKLPVSSRVTLAKVMPHQVVLDNAGTYELLVLFEETELDAQASASAQPRNVRRAAPAAQVDKREDATATELARGYRQRLYQNPQSLAEVVNVAAVRNDGDLQGYRISPGKDKDQFAQLGFKSGDLVTSVNGIALDDPSNTMRLYQTLRTASEAVFELQRGDQQVSLTVSLGEEQAQ; this is encoded by the coding sequence GTGCTAATGGTGGGCTGGTTGCTGTATTCCCTGGCGCGTATCGTGTGGGCCCTGGTGGTTCCCGCTGAAGAGGTTGCGTCGGTGGTGCCCGTGGTCAATCCGGTCGTGCAGCAGACGCGCAGTGCCGGACCCGCCGAGGTGGACATCGAGGCTATGCGTGGTTGGCACTTGTTCGGCGAAGCCGGAGTAGAGGAGACTCCTGTGCCTGAGGTGGTGATAGCCGAGGCAAATGTCTCGGAGCGTGACGGCATCGAAAAAGGGGCTCGTGAAACCCGCTTGCAGCTGAAGTTACGGGGCGTGGTTGCCTCGACGGAGGACGGGTTCGGGCACGCCATTATTGAACATCGCAACAAGCAGGCTGTTTACGCCATCGACGACAAGCTGCCTGTGTCCAGCCGGGTCACGCTGGCCAAGGTGATGCCCCATCAGGTCGTGCTTGATAACGCTGGCACCTATGAACTGCTGGTATTGTTTGAGGAAACCGAGCTGGATGCCCAGGCGAGCGCATCGGCGCAACCCAGGAACGTGCGCCGGGCGGCACCGGCAGCACAAGTCGATAAGCGCGAGGATGCCACCGCCACCGAACTGGCCCGAGGCTACCGTCAGCGGCTGTACCAGAACCCCCAATCCCTGGCAGAGGTCGTGAATGTGGCTGCGGTACGCAACGACGGCGACTTGCAGGGCTACCGGATATCACCCGGAAAAGACAAAGACCAATTTGCACAGCTGGGCTTCAAGTCCGGTGATCTTGTAACCAGCGTCAATGGAATAGCGCTGGATGACCCTTCCAATACCATGCGTCTTTACCAGACGTTGAGAACGGCCAGCGAAGCAGTGTTTGAACTGCAGCGGGGCGATCAGCAGGTGTCGCTGACCGTCAGCCTGGGCGAAGAGCAGGCGCAGTGA
- the trmH gene encoding tRNA (guanosine(18)-2'-O)-methyltransferase TrmH produces the protein MTPERIARLRGVLDRRQPDLTVVTDFVHKQRNLSAIVRNCDAAGVARMHAVIGDEDYTAFRGTSMGSHSWVEVVRYSCAEDALTKLRSEGYQVVAAHLEDDAVDYRDVDYTVPTALVMGAERRGLSASAANYVDRCITIRMVGMVESFNVSVAAGIILAEAQRQRQIAGLYDSPRLDPATYDKIYFEWGHAAVAQFCRERGLAYPPLNAEGEIDNPSDWYASVRRGDAPRSGANNG, from the coding sequence ATGACGCCTGAGCGGATTGCAAGGCTGCGGGGGGTGCTGGACCGTCGTCAGCCCGACCTGACCGTGGTCACCGACTTTGTCCACAAGCAGCGAAATTTATCTGCCATCGTGCGCAATTGTGATGCCGCGGGTGTTGCCCGCATGCACGCGGTGATTGGCGATGAGGACTACACCGCCTTTCGCGGTACGTCCATGGGTTCCCACAGTTGGGTTGAGGTGGTCAGGTACAGCTGTGCCGAAGACGCCCTGACGAAACTTCGCAGCGAGGGGTACCAGGTGGTCGCTGCCCACCTGGAGGATGATGCGGTAGATTACCGTGATGTTGATTACACCGTGCCTACGGCACTGGTCATGGGCGCCGAACGGCGCGGCCTGAGTGCGAGTGCTGCGAACTATGTGGATCGGTGCATTACGATACGCATGGTTGGCATGGTGGAGTCGTTCAATGTCTCAGTGGCGGCGGGGATTATCCTGGCCGAGGCGCAGCGCCAGCGACAAATCGCCGGGCTCTATGATTCGCCCCGGCTCGACCCTGCGACGTACGATAAGATATATTTCGAGTGGGGGCATGCGGCAGTAGCACAATTCTGTCGCGAACGGGGCCTGGCCTATCCGCCACTGAACGCCGAGGGGGAGATCGACAACCCCTCTGACTGGTATGCAAGCGTGCGCCGCGGTGATGCGCCACGCTCTGGAGCAAACAATGGATAA
- a CDS encoding GGDEF domain-containing protein, with protein MVDSDGIGRLQREEIQGAPPATSRAELRERRLTESVQLNRYLYLQCQQFEHMLLDSQDLTSLLEILIFNLPRHFSYRVAELWLLDQDGELGELIGGGERFGHYLQVHNDAFVLQELYELEPDIELIDATDSRMFEVLKSEHGIDYALMLPLMESGRLVGSLHLGIQEEGLSFGDAEEDLIAHLAAIVSRSYLAAVQRQQIDNLVRLDPLTRVANKTGFEQDLAREISRARRNNQPITILLMEVDEYAELHDHYGEERSQFVLKRVAQRVASDLRLTDLMARLEQSRLAVLLTGCGETLGQDIAERMREDIEDFAIDDGRGAVLQVTLSIGLVSWEPQHYPAVDMQQLARQIESVADKALEASRAKGGNATTISRLTTLIV; from the coding sequence ATGGTAGATTCCGACGGCATCGGCCGTTTACAGCGCGAGGAAATCCAGGGCGCGCCCCCGGCGACCTCGCGCGCCGAACTGCGTGAAAGGCGCCTGACCGAGAGCGTTCAGCTCAACCGTTATCTCTATCTGCAATGCCAGCAGTTCGAGCACATGCTGCTCGACAGCCAGGACCTTACCTCCCTCCTGGAAATCCTGATATTCAATCTGCCGCGTCACTTTTCCTATCGTGTGGCCGAGTTGTGGTTGCTGGATCAGGATGGCGAACTCGGCGAGCTTATTGGTGGGGGAGAGCGGTTCGGGCACTATCTGCAGGTCCATAACGACGCGTTCGTCCTGCAAGAGCTCTATGAGCTGGAGCCGGATATTGAGCTTATCGACGCTACCGATTCGCGCATGTTCGAGGTGCTTAAATCCGAACATGGCATCGACTACGCGCTGATGCTGCCGCTGATGGAATCAGGGCGCCTGGTGGGCAGCCTGCACCTGGGGATTCAGGAGGAAGGGCTGAGTTTCGGGGATGCCGAGGAGGATCTTATTGCCCATCTGGCGGCCATCGTGTCCCGAAGCTACCTCGCTGCGGTGCAGCGCCAGCAGATCGATAATCTGGTGCGCCTCGATCCCCTGACCCGAGTGGCCAATAAAACCGGCTTTGAACAGGATCTGGCCCGGGAGATTTCCCGGGCGCGGCGCAACAACCAGCCGATTACCATTTTGCTCATGGAGGTGGATGAATACGCCGAACTGCATGATCACTATGGCGAGGAGCGCAGCCAGTTTGTGCTCAAACGTGTGGCCCAGCGGGTGGCGTCCGATCTGCGTTTGACAGATCTGATGGCGCGGCTCGAGCAGTCCCGGCTGGCGGTGCTGTTAACCGGTTGCGGCGAGACACTGGGGCAGGATATCGCCGAGCGCATGCGTGAAGATATCGAGGATTTTGCCATTGACGATGGCCGTGGCGCGGTGCTGCAGGTGACGCTGAGTATCGGGCTGGTGTCCTGGGAGCCCCAGCACTATCCGGCGGTTGATATGCAGCAGTTGGCCCGGCAGATTGAGTCGGTTGCCGACAAGGCGCTCGAGGCTTCCCGGGCCAAAGGTGGCAACGCGACCACTATTTCCCGGCTCACCACCCTCATCGTCTGA
- a CDS encoding 2-dehydropantoate 2-reductase, whose protein sequence is MAKGWHILGAGAIGCLFADALASSGAPTTLVLRANTPSAPPLQMERNGQTHTRSLSSTNAPDVSPIDHLLVTTKAYDVVSSVNSVRHRLTADATIVLLANGLGYAEDVASLVPGANLYCGTTTEGAFRRAPWHICHAGRGQTLLGAFAGRASTPDWFDDWQALKLECRWTNTIHAALWHKLAINCAINPLTARHRCHNGELANNPVFARQVTELCKEIADVSRAAGFDDIAHSIKGDAFDVIQRTAANRSSMLQDTLAGRSTEIEFITGHLVNRAEQLDIEVPANRDLLEQIRNA, encoded by the coding sequence ATGGCCAAAGGCTGGCATATACTGGGCGCGGGAGCCATTGGCTGCCTGTTTGCGGACGCGCTGGCAAGCAGCGGCGCGCCCACCACACTGGTGCTGCGCGCCAATACACCCTCAGCGCCCCCGTTGCAGATGGAGCGGAATGGCCAGACCCACACACGCTCCCTGTCCTCCACAAACGCACCCGACGTCAGCCCCATCGACCACTTGCTGGTCACCACCAAGGCTTATGACGTAGTCAGCTCGGTCAACTCAGTCCGCCACCGCCTGACCGCGGACGCCACTATCGTGCTCCTCGCCAACGGGCTGGGCTACGCGGAGGATGTGGCCAGTCTGGTCCCCGGGGCCAACCTGTACTGCGGAACGACCACTGAAGGAGCATTTCGCCGTGCCCCCTGGCACATTTGTCATGCGGGCCGCGGCCAGACGCTGCTGGGCGCATTTGCCGGACGGGCGAGTACGCCTGACTGGTTCGACGACTGGCAGGCGCTCAAGCTCGAATGTCGCTGGACGAACACCATTCACGCCGCACTCTGGCACAAGCTGGCGATCAACTGCGCCATCAACCCCCTGACGGCGCGACACCGCTGCCACAACGGCGAACTGGCCAATAATCCGGTCTTTGCGCGGCAGGTCACCGAGCTCTGTAAAGAAATCGCGGACGTCTCGCGCGCTGCGGGCTTTGATGACATTGCCCACTCCATCAAAGGAGACGCCTTTGACGTCATCCAGCGCACAGCGGCCAATCGTTCATCCATGCTGCAAGACACACTGGCCGGCCGCAGCACTGAGATAGAATTTATCACCGGCCACCTTGTTAACCGCGCGGAGCAGTTAGATATTGAGGTGCCCGCCAATCGCGACTTACTGGAGCAGATCCGCAATGCCTGA
- a CDS encoding lysoplasmalogenase, whose protein sequence is MPEFFWELAKLPLLTGGAATIALVTADFGGWRPGRYLLKPLAAACFIWLALSLGATASNYGLVMLAGLILCMLGDITLMFESEGAFLTGLVAFLCGHLAYVAAFLQLPINTYGVLLSLSPTIILVAITLRWLCPHLEGPMRHAVPAYIGVIAVMLVAAGGTLGLAGAGLIILGAWGFALSDLAVARRQFISSSRINQLWGTPLYFAAQYLLAASVCFYSAG, encoded by the coding sequence ATGCCTGAATTTTTCTGGGAACTTGCGAAATTGCCACTCCTCACAGGCGGGGCGGCAACCATCGCACTGGTGACCGCGGACTTTGGTGGCTGGCGTCCCGGTCGCTACCTGCTCAAGCCCCTGGCTGCCGCGTGCTTCATATGGCTGGCACTGAGCCTGGGGGCCACGGCATCGAATTACGGCCTTGTTATGCTCGCTGGGCTGATACTGTGTATGCTGGGCGACATCACACTGATGTTCGAATCCGAAGGCGCGTTTCTCACCGGACTGGTGGCTTTTCTCTGCGGACATCTGGCGTATGTGGCAGCGTTTTTGCAGCTCCCCATTAACACTTATGGTGTGCTGTTGTCGCTGTCCCCCACCATCATTTTGGTAGCCATAACACTGCGCTGGCTCTGCCCGCACCTTGAAGGCCCGATGCGGCATGCCGTACCCGCATATATCGGTGTTATTGCGGTCATGTTAGTTGCGGCGGGGGGAACGCTGGGCCTCGCCGGTGCCGGGCTTATTATCCTCGGGGCCTGGGGTTTCGCCCTCTCCGATCTGGCTGTGGCGCGGCGCCAGTTCATCAGCTCTTCACGGATTAACCAGCTGTGGGGCACGCCGCTGTACTTCGCTGCCCAGTATCTACTGGCGGCATCAGTGTGCTTCTACTCAGCAGGGTAA
- a CDS encoding serine/threonine-protein kinase, with protein sequence MNTTVGPYELVRLIASGGQGQVYLGYDARLCRQVAIKIRPLPEGRAMHRIVMREARLVASLNDERIVKIFDVIETPTHLALVMAYVPGTDLEHLLGHVSLSLASTLKIACDVAAALAAASQIGLVHGDIKASNVLVNEAGGICLADFGTAAIPSSPEAALAGGSLSALAPEHVLSEPVDLRTDLFALGRLLHRMLTGEHAFPMTLQAAERALAASRYELPALTEWESHSGHPPALAALVRRLLQAEPARRPQDTHLVRRELRTLRLECSLLSEPGLQAQAAPYFRPESATEEPLDIPDEFGQISGRRRAGMELRSLWRQRMPVSGAARAALALMLVGGMAGIMWWTRPAQSVIEVDLADIEISPSAVSVLRVTADDVLGLVSRELEQRLPGVRLLGAARPSVIYGDGDLPLPAAAKLSVQLRCGDDFCLLAMQRGLLPGEHRVQRLLVADAAPERWSDEIRQMVVTVYPAE encoded by the coding sequence GTGAACACCACAGTAGGTCCTTATGAACTTGTCCGTCTGATTGCCTCCGGTGGTCAGGGGCAGGTTTATCTGGGCTATGACGCGCGGCTCTGTCGGCAGGTGGCGATAAAAATTCGCCCTCTGCCCGAGGGGCGTGCCATGCATCGCATCGTGATGCGTGAGGCACGTCTGGTCGCCAGCCTGAACGACGAGCGCATCGTCAAAATTTTCGATGTCATCGAGACGCCAACCCATCTTGCGCTGGTGATGGCCTATGTGCCAGGCACAGATCTGGAGCACTTGCTCGGGCATGTATCGCTGAGCCTGGCCAGCACCTTGAAAATCGCATGCGATGTGGCTGCGGCGCTGGCGGCCGCCAGCCAGATAGGGCTGGTGCATGGCGACATCAAGGCGTCCAATGTGTTGGTGAATGAGGCGGGTGGTATATGCCTCGCGGACTTCGGTACCGCCGCCATTCCCTCGTCCCCCGAGGCTGCACTCGCCGGCGGGAGCCTCTCTGCACTGGCGCCGGAGCATGTCCTGAGTGAACCGGTTGACTTGCGTACTGACCTGTTTGCCCTGGGCCGCTTACTCCACAGAATGCTTACCGGTGAGCACGCCTTCCCAATGACACTCCAGGCGGCGGAGCGGGCACTGGCTGCGAGTCGCTATGAACTGCCGGCGCTGACCGAGTGGGAGTCTCATTCCGGTCATCCGCCTGCGCTCGCTGCGCTGGTGCGCCGGTTGTTGCAGGCGGAGCCCGCGCGCCGCCCGCAGGATACGCATCTCGTGCGTCGCGAGCTGCGCACCCTGAGATTGGAGTGTTCGCTGCTGAGTGAGCCCGGTCTGCAGGCACAGGCTGCGCCCTATTTCCGGCCCGAGTCGGCGACCGAAGAGCCCTTGGATATACCCGATGAATTTGGCCAGATCAGTGGCCGCAGGCGCGCGGGTATGGAGCTGCGTTCACTCTGGCGTCAGCGCATGCCAGTGTCAGGTGCTGCCAGGGCTGCGCTCGCGCTGATGCTGGTCGGCGGTATGGCCGGCATCATGTGGTGGACGCGACCGGCGCAGTCCGTGATAGAGGTTGATCTTGCTGATATCGAAATATCACCGTCGGCTGTGTCTGTATTGCGGGTCACTGCCGATGATGTGCTGGGCCTGGTGAGCCGTGAGTTGGAACAGCGCCTGCCCGGTGTGCGTTTGCTCGGAGCCGCTCGGCCCAGTGTCATTTATGGTGATGGAGACCTGCCACTACCGGCGGCTGCGAAGCTGTCTGTGCAGTTGCGTTGTGGCGACGATTTCTGCCTGTTGGCCATGCAGCGTGGTTTGCTGCCAGGCGAGCACCGAGTCCAGCGACTGCTGGTCGCCGACGCTGCACCTGAACGTTGGTCGGACGAAATCCGCCAGATGGTCGTGACGGTTTACCCTGCTGAGTAG